A single window of Onychostoma macrolepis isolate SWU-2019 chromosome 16, ASM1243209v1, whole genome shotgun sequence DNA harbors:
- the negaly6 gene encoding neuromast-expressed gpi-anchored lymphocyte antigen 6 — protein MARPLLFVLISTSLFYKVNSLTCYQCIPETSIKCTETKVECPVGQCGTMRTTSYIGNNALADMIMKNCSETHQCVTASANFGITKIAINNQCCSTNLCNTQIEPESPKMIPNGMHCYTCSGEDCASTLPCVDEEDHCIKATVFSDGQMMTMKGCVTRSFCMGDLTTKIGQSSIAADQSCCKGHLCNSAQTSTPSCFFQLGILMYAILQTSF, from the exons ATGGCACGGCCTCTACTCTTTGTTCTCATCAGTACAAGTCTTTTCTACAAAG TAAATTCCCTAACCTGCTATCAGTGCATACCTGAGACATCAATTAAATGCACTGAAACTAAAGTGGAGTGTCCTGTTGGTCAGTGTGGGACTATGAGGACCACATCTTATATAG GAAACAATGCATTGGCTGACATGATAATGAAGAACTGCTCTGAAACTCATCAATGCGTGACTGCATCTGCAAACTTTGGAATTACAAAAATAGCCATCAACAATCAGTGCTGCAGTACTAACCTGTGCAATACCCAGATCGAACCAG AATCACCCAAGATGATCCCAAATGGAATGCACTGCTACACCTGCAGTGGAGAAGATTGTGCATCAACTTTACCTTGCGTTGATGAGGAAGATCACTGTATCAAGGCAACAG TTTTTAGTGATGGACAGATGATGACGATGAAAGGATGTGTGACTAGAAGTTTTTGTATGGGTGATTTGACCACCAAGATCGGCCAGTCCAGCATAGCGGCGGACCAGAGCTGCTGTAAAGGTCATCTGTGTAACAGCGCTCAGACCTCCACTCCGAGCTGCTTCTTTCAGCTGGGGATTCTGATGTACGCCATACTACAGACGTCATTTTGA